Below is a window of Chryseobacterium indicum DNA.
TTTCCATCGTTTCCAATGGCTGCCCTGCAATTTCATCAGACGTAAAATAGGTTTCCAAATCCGTCGGACATATGAGAACATCTTTTACTTCTTCATATTTCTGTAGCCAGTTTTCGTTCATTTCTTTTTTTTATGATATAATTAAGCCTGAAAATAAGGAATAAAAACAAACGTATCAAATATCATTAAGTTTTTAACATAAGATTATAAAAAACCCTTTCAATATAGACTGAAAGGGAGTATTGAATTATTTAACTGAATTAGACTCATCAAAATGATACATGAAATATTGATTTTGTATCATTAAGAATCTGCACATATAACACATGCTCTTGGAGTAGTCGGCCAGATTCCGGGAATGCAGCAGCTTCCTTTAGGACAAGAAGTGGGCGTACAAGACCAATTAGGACCGGAACCTTCTATAGATCTTAACTCTGGTCTTGACAATTTTTTCAAATTTTTCATAATAATTTAGTTTTAATGGTTATTTCCTACTCTATATGCTTTTCGGATTTCGCATTCTAAAGTTAGCAATAAAATTATTTAAAAACAATTTAATCAAATAGTTATATAATTAAAAAGCAGCAATTCATTAAAGAATGCTGCTTTTTATAATCTTCTGAATTTAAATCAATCCAAACTGCTCAAAATGATGCGTAAAATGTTTCTTATGCATCAGTTCCCACATTTCCTTATTCAGTTTTCCGAATACGTAATTCATGTGTTCTTCCTGTGGATTTTCTTTGTAATAAATCACAAATCTTTTTAAATTATCAATGAAAGACTGTTTTGCTGCGTCAAGATTTTTATGTCTTAACTCTAATAGTTTTTCATCATCCGCTAAAAACGGTGCAGGGAAATCTTTCGGCATTTTTCTGTGGTTATACAGAGAATCCTGCCATTTTTCCAACTGTTCTTCAGGAGTGAAGCATTTATCAGCTTCCGGTTCGCCAAGACTTACCAAAACCCCGTGCTCCAAATGTTCTATCATTTGCTGAGGAGACATTTTACCCCAGCTTGGCTGAGTAGATTCTGTTAATCCATTCAGCATTTTCTGAATATTTTTTAAGTTTAAATCGATAAAAGGAGACTGTTTTGCCACCAACGTTAAAATAGTTGCCACACAAACGATCTCATCTCTCTGATTTACGACCTCAACTAACCATTTTACAACTCCGGAAGGAATATTTCTTCCTTTTACCCCTCTGTTGATTTTTTCTTTCGCCGTTAAATACACCGTAATGGTATCTCCTGCATAAACAGGTTTAAAGAACGAACAGTTTTCCAGTCCGTAATTCGCGATAACCGGACCTTTTTTCCCTGAAACAAATAATCCAGCCGCCGCAGAAAGAATGAAATAACCGTGAGCAACGGTTTTATCGAAAATAGTTCCTGTTAAGCTTGTAGCATCCGTGTGTGCGTAGAAATGATCCCATGAAACATTAGAGAAATTTACGATATCTGCATCGGTAAC
It encodes the following:
- a CDS encoding bacteriocin-like protein, translating into MKNLKKLSRPELRSIEGSGPNWSCTPTSCPKGSCCIPGIWPTTPRACVICADS